The window gaattataatattacatattagatatgataaattaaattataagataTGTGAAGTAGaattatagaataaatattGGACTGAGAAAGAAGTGAAAggcacataaaatataaaaataaaaaataaaaaaggctCCTTCTAGGTAAATAGGGCTCTTCTATTACAAGGgaaatactattatatttgaaatagaCATTTTACCAAAGGAAATGTGGTTCGCATGATTGATTTGCAATTGCAAAGAATTATAGCAACGTTTCTAATAGAAAAAAGGGAAAGTGTAAAGAACCTAAACATGACTCCTGTCTAAGCAAATACACACTtgaagtttctctctctaagcTCGGTAGTATTTCTCTCTACAAACTTGTGTAAATTGTTGAATATGTCTTGACCACTCACCCTCTCCTCTAAATGGGGTGGCTGCAATCCCTCCTCTCTCCCTTCAAAAAGCTGTGGATTCGTCTAAATGCTGCTAAGAAGAAGAGTAAGTATAGTAGATGATCATCATGCACTTacaatatttcttaatttctatgTTTTTCATGTTCGGATTTTTGTTAGGTAGAGGGATGTACATTTTGTACGAGGATGTGAAATCGTGCCCTTATGAAGACGTCCATGTGCTTTGGTCCATATTGGTGGAGGCACATCGGCCACCGTTGCCACTGCCACTGCCGCCGCCTCCCAAGTGACGTACGCTTCTCCATTTAGCAAGAAAAGCGTATGACACGACGGGAAGAAACCAAAGAGACAGAAAAGTGAAATACATACATGTAAATACGATAGaaactttcttttacatttcgCTTTTCAGTTATCCTTTTACAATTTTTCAGGCTTATTCGAGGTAAAATTAATACACAATGCTCATACATAATTTTAGTCTACATAGAGTTACACACCCACGAGTTTCCAGAATTATATGATCTGTATTactatttactactatttaacattttaaatttttacaaaaatatatattacctTATACGCCTcgtttattttaatatatatatagtatttatttaatacacaaggtaaaatttgttttttgatAGAATGTTAACTGTAAAACAAGCTCTAGGTAGAGTCCACTTAAAGATCTTGATCGATAAttgagattaatttttaacaagatatataaatataatgtattttatgaAGTTTTACGTAAACAATAATGAATTTTCCATTATATGCTTTTTCTCACgctaacaataatattatacgcatacactaataatttttatactataatactataattattcttAACTAGTTAAATGAAAGTTTGTGTAATAATTAATCAGTGATTGAGAAGTATGTAGTTATGGTAAATTAAAggtaaagataaattaacaaaaattgtacatacaatcaaattttaaaccaatttttatttaaatcggttttcttattaattattatttctttacttaattGCCCTTTTGCTATATTTGTAAAGTTCAATCAATGTcaaattacattaatatttatggaaatagagtgtgaaaatattaaatatggatGATCacttcaaaataaaagtacCACTTATTTGGAAAGATCGCATAAATTGAGGTTACACTAACAATTTGGTTGATAACATTTTTCCTAAAGCATTAAacattattcaataaaaaaaatttgaatgcaaaatagtattattattttattggatGGCAAAGCATTACgaaatatttaataagaaaatatttgaatgcaaagtgttagtattattatttggttaaatgataatattaaaaaattaagtatacaTACATATAGTTGTTCATATACAGTGTAACTTATAATTTTAAgagttatttaataataaaataattagataaaaaatactaatattattttgttggacTAGCAATAAGAGATTTTGTACAAATGAAGTagccattttttataattacaaattaaatattaatgaaataattgaatgCAAATGACTACGATGACTCCAATTGATAATCACaatactaagaaattaagtagttgtttttataaatttaaattttaataattatttaataattaaatatgaatgactatgattatttcgtttaatgagaaatcaagtatatatatagtcatttttataacttagaatttttatttaaaaaattaataataaaataatcagaTGTGAATGACTATGAATAAATTGTTTGATGATAATACTAAGAAATTTAGTATACATGCGTAGTTGCttttataacataaaattttaagaattatttaattataaaataattgaattaaaaaatactattattacttATTGGGATAATAACactgataaattaaatatatatgcttGTAGCCATGTTTTTAAATTccgaaatttcaaaattatttaataataaaatagttggatgtgaataactataatttttttgtgtgatGATAATACTAAGAAGTTAaggaatcaaaataaacataagagtttaaaataaatcagattactttctcTAATAGATATTTGGCAACCAAACATTGCCTAAAAAATCAAGCATATGTCcatgttgttatttttatagcttagaattttaagaattatttaataataaaatagtcaCTGGTTATGAGtgactatgattattttgtttgatggtAACACTTagtaattaagtatatatgcatattgtcattattttaagtatatatatgatatagtcattttttatactaagaaatttaaaaattatgtaagAATAATTAGATGCAAATGGCTATTCTTTTGATGATAGtactaattaagaaattaaatatatatgcatgtagtcatttttataagttagaattttaaaaattacttcgtactaaaaaaataattggatgcgAAAActattgttttttcttttgatagTAACActattaattaagaatatattcatatagttattttttaggagtataatttacaaattttaaaaattatttaattataaaatattaaatgtgaATGACTATGATTATTTCGTTTTGTGATAGCactaattaagaaattaagtatatatgcatgtagtcattttttaagtttagaatttaattaagaattacttagtagtactaaaaaattaattggatgTGAAATACTgttgttgtttctttttttatagtaacacttattaattaagaatatattcatataggagataatttacaaattttaaaaattatttaattggagtataatttaattggatGTGAATGACTATGATTATTTCGTTTGATGATAATACTAAGaattaagtatatatgcatgtagcCATTTTATAActagaaattataaaaaatatttattaataaaataattatttcatttgatggtaaaactaaaaaaataagttgaagGAAGAAATATCCTCATTATTGTtaatggaagaagaagaataataataataataaattatacaacTAATGTATATTATGTACGTAATTGATTACAATTTGCAAAGATGTAGTAGTAAATTATTTCCTAAATGTGAAAATGCCGATTATGGAAAACTTAATTTTTCCTAAATGCTCATAGAAGGGTAATCACGTACTAcattgttataattaattatgattcatttattataaatgtaaaattcCTAAATTGTCCAACTTTGTATATAcgatttttgttaatttatcactactcgtaaattaaaatgagctGTTGTTGCCACGTCAATTTCCGGCAGTTAATGTGGCAGTTATGATAGGTTCTTCACAACTTCCAAAGTTTAAAGGTTGACTAATGAATTGATAGAGCTAAGTTTTTCGAGTAGTcattatgatatttaaatgataaGAAATTTCGGATCGATGTTTGATTATTATGGCATAATCTATGATTTTGGTaactagtattataaaaagtACATGTCATTTGTATTTCTATTGTtccattattttcaaatgtaactcattattttgtactatttgTTGTCATTTAATACATTAGAGCCTCTCAAGATTAATTGTTAAGTCTAAGTAATACTACAATGAAGTATTATTTGCCAAACAAGGCTAATAGTTAAGGTAATTACCAAAACAAGACTTTCACAAGGAAAAGAAGAAGCTCAATCTTATTAAGGAGTATAACACACTGGTTAAAAAAAACTCAGTCACAGGTGACAGTGGAGAAAGAGCAGAACTTGTGTGTTTACGGAGTTGAAGACGCGACGAATTCAGCCACACGCGGGAGCCACTGTTCAAAGTAGATGTGGCTATCCGAGTCTGCTCGTGACAAAGCACCAAGAGGAGTGACACTTATCTGCAATAGAAGGCAAAAGTTAATCACTGAACTAGTTGAGATCTCTACACTCCGAGAATCATTTTGGACAGGGACATACATATCCATCTCGAAGTGCAAATAAGTCTAAGTCAGTGCCCCCAACTTCCCCGCGTGGTGATCCTGTTACctattaataaacaaaatcagGCCGTGttaaaatcatataaacaCTACAAATGAAACGATTTCAAGCCGCCAATAgataatactactatcataCTTCTCTCTCAAAAAAACGGTGTTCGTCTTGCAAATTCAAAGCCTCTGATTCAGAGTATGATGATGCATCCATATCCATAGTCATTGTTGATAACATTTTCCCTCCTTGAGTGTCACTACTGACTTGCCTCCACCCTGTTTTCAGATGTGTAGTTGCCTGCTTGGTCAGCCGGTAACCCTGCTCAAGGCCCAAGAACGAATCctatcattcttctttcaaCCACAACACCATGCACTACAACTATCAACATATCTTAGCAATTTAGGGGGGAATTCATCAGTAAACAAAGCAGAAGAAGGCCTGAAACCTAGATCATATgatgtagtaatatttaatcttAATTCAAGTACGGATGATGATTTTTCCAAAGCAAATACTACAGTATTACCTTATGGTTGACAACATTGGTTGGCACATCTATATTCAGAAAACAGTTGTGATGgtaagttttatttttgatttcaGCTAATATGGAACTGATCACGGGCAAGCAAACCTCAGCTGCTAATGCAAAATCATTGACATTACTAATCCCATGAACCCTGCATGTTGGCAACAATACACACTGACTCATTCAACTTCTTCTCAAAGCTAGAAAACAAGGCTACTTATTAACAAAAACTAGTATTGGCAAATCTTTTGCATCCAAAAAGtccatttatataaataaaaaagaaaaaagaatgcTATGTCATGGTTACCATTTATATGATATAGAAACAGCAGGTACACCATTGAGAAATGCTTCACGAGCGCCTGCTACTGTCCCTGAATAAACTCTGCAGTTATTGATGTGAATAGGAGGTATTAGTTACTGGTTCAATGCTCAGAtccattaaaaattactactggTTGCATATAGGCATCGAAATTGATTACTTTCAACATTTACATTGGAAATGGAAAAGTTGGCATTACTGCATTTTGAAATGGAAACAAATCCCAACACAGACATAAGTTGGAGCAATCCCTAAAGCAAAAACATTTATAGCATCCAGAACTAGAACTCAAATATAGGTGTGGATTCactttcaaataaaaactagtaatatagttatagttatcaaaattgattattCTAGATATTCCATAGCTATATGTAAAACACAAAACGTCATTTAAGTTAACATCACTGCCATTTGAAATGGAGTAAACCCAGACGCAGATTGAACTAGAAGAGTAATACAGGTATGGTTACTAACACGTGATAACCGCAGTTGCTACCCATGTTAATTCCGCTGATTACCTGAAAAAAGAGATTGAATTGTGGTCATTTTTGGCAATTCTTCATAGTTGAAAACTCATATGCCAAAAATTTGGGGTAACAATTCTTCAGTTCTAATAAAAATGCATGCCACTAGCCACTAGCCACTAGGTAGACATACACTGTAGCAGTCTATAAACTAGAGTTAGACAAAGTTTATCTATGCACAAAAATCAGGagccaaatttgaaaaacataaAGGAAAATGGGGAGGACAATCTTCTTTATAAAGAGTGCATCACCATTTCAGCTAAAGCAATATATTCTTTACCAGATCAGGCATTGAGGGAAAGAGAGCTTTAGAAATACCCAACGACGTACAGTCAGCAGGAGTTCCTGCAATACCAACAACATAACTTAGAAAAATTCAACATATGACATTTAGACTAAGTTAGGATATTGAATCATATTGAGTGACTTGAAAATACTTATCCCATTTTCAAGTTTATTCCGGTGATGTTTACACAAGTTCAGTAATGAAGTGTATCATTCATTGCACAAGTTACAGACATTAGCAGAATCTAGTACAGATCAAAAGAAACCACGCCCATCATAACATTATTTCTTCACATgcttttcaaaatgaaaagaaacgTTGAGGCGTG is drawn from Salvia hispanica cultivar TCC Black 2014 chromosome 6, UniMelb_Shisp_WGS_1.0, whole genome shotgun sequence and contains these coding sequences:
- the LOC125196473 gene encoding 5'-nucleotidase SurE-like, which encodes MSGDLPTVLVTNDDGIDAPGLQALVRTLVSSDLFQVFVCAPNSEKSAVSHCITWRKPISAKPHDISGAVAFAVSGTPADCTSLGISKALFPSMPDLVISGINMGSNCGYHVVYSGTVAGAREAFLNGVPAVSISYKWVHGISNVNDFALAAEVCLPVISSILAEIKNKTYHHNCFLNIDVPTNVVNHKGYRLTKQATTHLKTGWRQVSSDTQGGKMLSTMTMDMDASSYSESEALNLQDEHRFFEREVTGSPRGEVGGTDLDLFALRDGYISVTPLGALSRADSDSHIYFEQWLPRVAEFVASSTP